The region ACGAGTCCATCCTTGTTGCCGAACTGTGCAATTGCGTCATTGATAATATAAATGACTTCTTGTCCTCCAACAACAGAGTTGACGTTGCCGTCAACCTTCGTAGTCTCCACGCCAAAGTGACAGGATGCATGAGAAGCAATCTCGCGCTGGTTCTTGCCGACAACTTGGATTGTCCAGTCAGTACTGCCATCATCCTGGATATTCAATATAGTTTGGCAGCAGTCTCCAATTTTGGGCGATGCATCACTGGTCTGGTCCACAAACGTCGATTTCCCGCAATCGTCATTGCCGGCTGGGATATCGCAGGGGTAGTTAGGCGTAGCGTTTGGGTTGCTCTGTTGTTTTTCAAGATTGAAAAACTCGCTCGGCGCTGCAAACGGGAATACGCATATAGCCTGGGCTGTCACGTTGAGGTTTGAGGTTCGTTATGACCTCGTTATTACCCGGGTCTCCATCACCAGGCTTCGCAGGGTTCTCCCTCTCATGTTTAATCCAGGTGCGGACCGAGCCAATCACCAGCTCGTCCTTTGTGATGCCATAGTAGTTACTTTCGCTGGCGATATACTCGAGGCCTGTCGGTGGGGAAAACGTGTTATCGCGGCATATTTTCCGGCAGAAGCCTGTGTCCGTCAAATGATCACAGGGGCATTCCCTTGCATCACCATCTGGATATGCAAGGTAGTATTGATTTCCGTCAACGCAAACAACAGTTGCTCTCTGGGTATCGTCGTCAAGCGACTTGCTGATATCTTTGGGTTCACCACAGAGGTGACCCGCATCAACGAGGGTGTACGAGGCCACAGGGCTGGAATGGCGTGACCAGTGATACACTTTACAATGTTGGTACGTAATTCGCTTGCAGCATTTTAATTCATACTTTCTTCGTCACCATCTGGCGAGTCGGCGGTCGCGTTTCCAGGGGTTAGCTTTCCGTCAGAGATGATCTCGGTGTGAGACTCGACTGACTCCGGGCTTCCGTCAAGAAAGTTTGTGAGAGCAATGGAAGTGACATTGTCCCAGCCAGCAATGACCTAGTCCACGGGGCTGAGACGGCATCTTGCGTCTCGACGTACCAGCCAGCCTTGCCCAGTCAGGCAACATGTCTTTGGCGATGGTAGTACTTTATCCCATGAATGTTCTAGCGGTATCCTTTGCATCCTCAATTGCGGTTCTTCCTTTGTTGATGAACCAATTTTCGTTCGTTAGCAACCTGTTCGAATAAGGCGCTGTGGTCCTCAGGGCCCCTAGGGTGAGCTTGTCaatcagcagcaacagccagttATGTTGCATGCCAGATTGTCATTGTCTACAGGATACACTAAACTCTCGAAACAATTTGGTTTCTTTTTGAGGGAAAATACAAACCAAAACAAAAGAACACAGGTATCACGATCAGCCCAGTTGAGATTCGAGGGGGCATTCATGGTCGTGTCGGTGACATTGATGCCGACAGCATTGCTACCACCGTGGTCGTCGCACTTCCCAACTGCGGTTGCAGCGGCCAGGTCTACTTCCTTCTGTGGTGCGGAAGGTGAGTATTGGATTGTGACATCCGCGACGACGAGAGGTGTTAGTGAAGAGACCACCGTCACTATCAGCATCGTCTAACGCCTCAACATCGCAGCTCTGCCAGCTGAGGTGCCAGGTCAGCCACCAATGACCGGGACTCGTCCCATTGTAGTATCGGTATGCGAGGTAGGGGTCGCTGAGGTTGGTCCAATCCAAGCGAAGCAGCTCTTCGGGGATGGTGGTGCTAGGCCAAGAGCCTGAGATGCTTTTGGCGTCCCACTTGAAGATTGTATAGGTGATCCTGAGGCTCAGCAGCTCCGCATGCTGCGTGTTCTTGACCGCAAAGACAACGGGGAAATCCTCCGTCGG is a window of Aspergillus nidulans FGSC A4 chromosome VI DNA encoding:
- a CDS encoding uncharacterized protein (transcript_id=CADANIAT00009752), with product MNAFDILITIASQQQGNVTPSLSPRGQRLALAKVLAGCDFGAPVFGGFPPCFAFLTLVSTRVLPSATTICNSCYARRSYALPSSEPLARHLYVVETVTESVNVVELDFVFPRNETYAPTEDFPVVFAVKNTQHAELLSLRITYTIFKWDAKSISGSWPSTTIPEELLRLDWTNLSDPYLAYRYYNGTSPGHWWLTWHLSWQSCDVEALDDADSDGGLFTNTSRRRGCHNPILTFRTTEGSRPGRCNRSWETCCLTGQGWLVIAGWDNVTSIALTNFLDGSPESVESHTEIISDGKLTPGNATADSPDGDEEMYHWSRHSSPVASYTLVDAGHLCGEPKDISKSLDDDTQRATVVCVDGNQYYLAYPDGDARECPCDHLTDTGFCRKICRDNTFSPPTGLEYIASESNYYGITKDELVIGSVRTWIKHERENPAKPGDGDPAQAICVFPFAAPSEFFNLEKQQSNPNATPNYPCDIPAGNDDCGKSTFVDQTSDASPKIGDCCQTILNIQDDGSTDWTIQVVGKNQREIASHASCHFGVETTKVDGNVNSVVGGQEVIYIINDAIAQFGNKDGLVGAKGEMSCNGNVHDQAVLWGI